The Prevotella melaninogenica genome has a segment encoding these proteins:
- a CDS encoding TonB-dependent receptor plug domain-containing protein, translating to MRKLLFIILLTCFQTSLYAQTNNVLLSRILRQVQLFPQEKTYVFTNADSYQAGQRINLRVFLVNAVVHQADSVSRYVYVELLNPERLVVKRVRLIRSDQGFVGHIDIPEGVVKGRYLLRSYTKNMLNLSRYESLKSIFIGGHGKLLPFKYGDTINIINSNSKINLSINKLNKNIKVSINNPSDSLNSSYRLFVHCRSIPLFFGKISQGRDIILSYDSLSQGGIYSFQLLDSNLKTVVEKLNFLYPEKEQCPISVIWMAAEKSNDGQIPFIIKADSLREGETMDVSLRVEYAGTDDLAEQSNILSHLLYDMDVADCPEEPASVLSNNESERLLDSCSWNRYRMADVIRGECKKGKIGIEKSAVIRGRVETLVGHKAIKEGIVNLISPDKGFYAVTKTDAQGRFSFEGIDFPEGTQYVLNAFTKAGKSWVKLLLDEEEFPAYKGQLPPFEWTSNDTTRVDATLELPKGGIQMEEVNIFSHQPTYSSRSDAYARTADFSFGLRDIESIGATCLHELLRRVPSVTVELGKCYVRGGTAVDGKRPAAIAIDGIFVNDDYDLDNIQMSDVERVDVFKGGSTVIWGAIGGMGVISITTKKGDFKAASVPLTNTKTFTTLGYQIPQSYTPNAHTPVWLPSLRGSSFRLLLPAEYSSNYRIIIEGVTSEGRIIHYVGELGK from the coding sequence ATGAGAAAACTACTATTCATAATACTTCTAACATGCTTTCAAACATCATTGTATGCTCAGACTAACAATGTGTTACTGAGTCGTATCCTACGGCAGGTACAGCTATTCCCGCAAGAGAAGACCTACGTATTTACCAATGCAGATAGTTATCAAGCAGGACAACGTATTAACTTGCGTGTCTTCTTAGTGAATGCAGTAGTTCATCAGGCGGATAGTGTGAGCCGTTATGTATACGTAGAACTTCTTAATCCAGAACGTCTCGTTGTGAAACGAGTACGTCTAATACGAAGCGATCAAGGTTTTGTTGGTCATATTGACATTCCTGAAGGAGTGGTGAAAGGACGTTATTTATTACGTAGTTATACGAAGAATATGTTGAACCTCAGTCGATATGAAAGCCTTAAAAGTATCTTTATTGGTGGACATGGAAAGCTATTACCGTTTAAGTATGGGGACACTATAAACATCATTAATAGCAATTCGAAAATAAATCTATCTATCAATAAATTAAACAAGAATATTAAAGTAAGTATTAACAATCCATCAGATAGCTTAAATAGTAGCTATAGACTATTTGTTCACTGTCGTTCAATCCCTCTTTTCTTTGGAAAAATAAGCCAAGGAAGAGATATTATTCTGAGTTATGATAGTCTTTCTCAAGGCGGTATTTATTCTTTCCAGCTCTTGGATTCTAACTTAAAAACGGTTGTAGAGAAACTGAATTTCTTATATCCAGAGAAAGAACAGTGTCCGATTTCTGTAATATGGATGGCGGCAGAGAAATCAAATGATGGGCAAATACCTTTTATTATTAAGGCTGATAGCTTACGAGAAGGAGAAACAATGGACGTTTCTCTACGTGTAGAATATGCCGGAACTGACGATTTAGCAGAACAATCAAACATTCTTTCTCATTTATTATACGATATGGATGTGGCAGATTGTCCAGAAGAACCAGCATCTGTTCTTTCTAATAATGAATCAGAACGATTGCTTGACAGCTGTAGTTGGAATCGGTATCGAATGGCAGATGTAATCAGAGGGGAATGTAAGAAGGGAAAGATTGGTATCGAAAAGTCTGCTGTAATACGTGGACGAGTTGAAACATTGGTAGGGCATAAAGCTATAAAAGAAGGTATTGTAAATCTTATTTCACCCGATAAAGGCTTTTATGCTGTTACTAAAACCGATGCACAAGGTCGTTTTTCATTTGAAGGAATAGATTTTCCTGAAGGTACACAGTATGTTCTTAATGCCTTTACAAAAGCTGGAAAATCGTGGGTAAAACTGCTATTAGATGAAGAGGAGTTCCCTGCTTATAAAGGTCAACTTCCGCCGTTTGAATGGACGAGTAATGATACAACACGCGTAGATGCAACATTAGAATTGCCGAAAGGGGGTATACAGATGGAAGAAGTGAATATCTTCAGTCATCAACCTACCTATTCTTCTCGTTCTGATGCTTATGCACGAACTGCTGACTTCTCCTTTGGTCTACGTGATATAGAGAGTATTGGTGCAACTTGTTTGCATGAATTATTGCGTAGAGTACCGAGTGTTACGGTTGAATTGGGGAAATGCTATGTACGTGGAGGTACAGCTGTAGATGGAAAAAGACCAGCCGCTATTGCCATAGATGGGATATTTGTCAATGATGATTACGATTTAGACAACATCCAGATGTCCGATGTTGAGAGAGTAGATGTCTTTAAGGGCGGCTCAACAGTTATCTGGGGAGCGATTGGTGGTATGGGTGTTATCTCTATAACAACGAAGAAAGGGGATTTCAAAGCGGCTTCTGTACCACTGACAAATACGAAGACTTTTACTACATTAGGCTATCAAATTCCACAAAGTTACACTCCTAACGCACATACTCCAGTGTGGTTACCTTCATTACGCGGTAGTTCTTTCCGTCTACTTTTACCTGCAGAATATAGTTCAAACTATCGTATTATAATTGAAGGTGTGACAAGTGAAGGGAGAATTATCCACTATGTGGGAGAGTTAGGGAAGTAG
- a CDS encoding Crp/Fnr family transcriptional regulator, translating into MKDLVNDSRDIARELARKYSTMTHDELDVLESILVPMKFAKGQMILSEGEICKHVYYIERGLIRQFYFKNGKQITEHLGEDRSIFMCIESLFREEPTKLQVEAIEPTWVYALPKQKLEQVALHNVNIQILYRKILEESLITSQVHADLVRFETAQARYKRMCKLSPQVILRAPLVYIASYLQMTPETLSRVRSSTLLDD; encoded by the coding sequence ATGAAAGATTTGGTGAACGATTCAAGAGATATAGCACGTGAATTGGCACGTAAATATAGTACGATGACCCATGATGAGTTGGATGTACTTGAAAGTATCCTCGTACCAATGAAATTCGCAAAAGGACAGATGATTCTCAGTGAAGGTGAAATCTGCAAGCACGTTTATTATATAGAAAGAGGCCTAATTCGTCAATTCTATTTTAAGAACGGTAAGCAGATTACTGAACACTTAGGAGAGGATAGAAGTATCTTTATGTGTATTGAAAGTCTTTTCCGTGAGGAGCCAACCAAACTACAGGTTGAGGCTATAGAGCCAACATGGGTTTATGCACTACCAAAACAGAAGTTAGAGCAGGTAGCTCTTCATAATGTTAATATTCAGATTCTCTATCGTAAGATATTAGAAGAGAGTCTTATCACCTCACAGGTACATGCTGACCTTGTACGTTTTGAAACTGCACAAGCTCGTTATAAGAGAATGTGTAAGCTAAGTCCACAGGTTATCTTGCGTGCACCGCTGGTTTATATTGCCAGCTATCTGCAGATGACACCAGAAACATTAAGCCGTGTTCGTTCGTCAACATTGCTTGATGATTAA